A single Bufo bufo chromosome 6, aBufBuf1.1, whole genome shotgun sequence DNA region contains:
- the LUC7L3 gene encoding luc7-like protein 3 isoform X1, with translation MLSAAQLLDELMGRDRNLAPDEKRSNVRWDDDSVCKHFLCEFCPAELFTNTRSDLGPCEKIHDENLRKQYEKSSRHMKVGYEREFLRYLQSLLAEVERRIRRGHARLALSQSQQASGSVGPAGKNEEKIQVLTDKIEALLQQIEELGSEGKVEEAQGMMKLVEQLKEERELLKSTTSTIESFAAQEKQMEVCEVCGAFLIVGDAQSRVDDHLMGKQHMGYAKIKNTVEELKEKLRKKTDEPEREDRLKKEKDEKDREKDREKEKEREREEKEKKRRREEEEREKDRNREKDKRKRSRSRSRNSSRASERRSSRTRDHKRSRSRDRRRSRSRERQRSRSHNRTDRKHRSPSKDKRRSKSRERKSYKHRSRSRDRERRSKEKEKRSSDDKKSKSSSRDRQSESRKSDSKELSTQTSVNGANEGVKSEGDTQSN, from the exons GTGTGCAAGCATTTTCTGTGCGAGTTCTGTCCGGCCGAGCTCTTCACAAACACCAGATCCGATTTGG GTCCTTGTGAAAAGATCCACGACGAGAACCTTCGTAAACA GTATGAGAAGAGCTCGCGTCACATGAAGGTCGGCTATGAACGGGAATTCCTGCGCTATTTGCAAAGCTTACTGGCCGAGGTGGAGCGCCGAATCCGCAGGGGACATGCACGGTTGGCTCTGTCTCAGAGTCAGCAAGCATCCGGC TCTGTCGGGCCGGCGGGAAAGAATGAGGAGAAAATCCAAGTGCTGACTGATAAGATCGAAGCCTTGCTGCAACAG ATTGAGGAGCTTGGCTCAGAAGGAAAAGTAGAAGAAGCTCAGGGCATGATGAAACTTGTCGAACAGCTGAAGGAAGAACGGGAACTTCTCAAGTCTACGACGTCG ACGATTGAAAGCTTTGCAGCCCAGGAGAAGCAGATGGAGGTGTGTGAGGTCTGCGGTGCCTTTCTAATTGTCGGAGACGCTCAGTCCAGAGTGGATGACCATCTTATGGGCAAGCAGCACATGGGCTATGCCAAAATAAAGAACACGGTGGAGGAGTTAAAG GAAAAACTTAGGAAAAAGACGGATGAGCCTGAACGGGAAGATAGGTTAAAAAAGGAGAAAGACGAAAAAGACCGGGAAAAAGATCGGGAAAAAGAGAAGGAACGTGAACgagaagaaaaggaaaagaaGCGGCGTAGAGAAGAAGAGGAGCGAGAAAAGGACAGAAACCGAGAGAAGGACAAGCGCAAAAGAAGCCGCTCCCGCAGCCGCAACTCCAGCAGAGCGTCGGAAAGGAGAAGTAGCCGGACACGTGACCACAAGAGATCGCGGAGCAGGGATAGGAGGAGAAGCAG AAGCAGAGAACGTCAGCGCAGCCGAAGTCACAACAGAACAGACCGGAAGCATCGATCTCCCAGCAAAGACAAGCGCCGATCAAAAAGCAGAGAACGCAAGTCTTACAAACACAGGAGCAGAAGCCGGGACAGAGAGAGGCGATCAAAAGAAAAAG aAAAAAGAAGCTCTGACGACAAAAAAAGCAAGTCCAGCAGTCGAGACAGACAGAGCGAATCTCGCAAATCTGACTCTAAGGAGTTGTCCACCCAGACCTCAGTGAATGGGGCCAACGAGGGCGTAAAATCTGAAGGTGACACTCAGTCCAATTAA
- the LUC7L3 gene encoding luc7-like protein 3 isoform X2, which translates to MLSAAQLLDELMGRDRNLAPDEKRSNVRWDDDSVCKHFLCEFCPAELFTNTRSDLGPCEKIHDENLRKQYEKSSRHMKVGYEREFLRYLQSLLAEVERRIRRGHARLALSQSQQASGSVGPAGKNEEKIQVLTDKIEALLQQIEELGSEGKVEEAQGMMKLVEQLKEERELLKSTTSTIESFAAQEKQMEVCEVCGAFLIVGDAQSRVDDHLMGKQHMGYAKIKNTVEELKEKLRKKTDEPEREDRLKKEKDEKDREKDREKEKEREREEKEKKRRREEEEREKDRNREKDKRKRSRSRSRNSSRASERRSSRTRDHKRSRSRDRRRSSRERQRSRSHNRTDRKHRSPSKDKRRSKSRERKSYKHRSRSRDRERRSKEKEKRSSDDKKSKSSSRDRQSESRKSDSKELSTQTSVNGANEGVKSEGDTQSN; encoded by the exons GTGTGCAAGCATTTTCTGTGCGAGTTCTGTCCGGCCGAGCTCTTCACAAACACCAGATCCGATTTGG GTCCTTGTGAAAAGATCCACGACGAGAACCTTCGTAAACA GTATGAGAAGAGCTCGCGTCACATGAAGGTCGGCTATGAACGGGAATTCCTGCGCTATTTGCAAAGCTTACTGGCCGAGGTGGAGCGCCGAATCCGCAGGGGACATGCACGGTTGGCTCTGTCTCAGAGTCAGCAAGCATCCGGC TCTGTCGGGCCGGCGGGAAAGAATGAGGAGAAAATCCAAGTGCTGACTGATAAGATCGAAGCCTTGCTGCAACAG ATTGAGGAGCTTGGCTCAGAAGGAAAAGTAGAAGAAGCTCAGGGCATGATGAAACTTGTCGAACAGCTGAAGGAAGAACGGGAACTTCTCAAGTCTACGACGTCG ACGATTGAAAGCTTTGCAGCCCAGGAGAAGCAGATGGAGGTGTGTGAGGTCTGCGGTGCCTTTCTAATTGTCGGAGACGCTCAGTCCAGAGTGGATGACCATCTTATGGGCAAGCAGCACATGGGCTATGCCAAAATAAAGAACACGGTGGAGGAGTTAAAG GAAAAACTTAGGAAAAAGACGGATGAGCCTGAACGGGAAGATAGGTTAAAAAAGGAGAAAGACGAAAAAGACCGGGAAAAAGATCGGGAAAAAGAGAAGGAACGTGAACgagaagaaaaggaaaagaaGCGGCGTAGAGAAGAAGAGGAGCGAGAAAAGGACAGAAACCGAGAGAAGGACAAGCGCAAAAGAAGCCGCTCCCGCAGCCGCAACTCCAGCAGAGCGTCGGAAAGGAGAAGTAGCCGGACACGTGACCACAAGAGATCGCGGAGCAGGGATAGGAGGAGAAGCAG CAGAGAACGTCAGCGCAGCCGAAGTCACAACAGAACAGACCGGAAGCATCGATCTCCCAGCAAAGACAAGCGCCGATCAAAAAGCAGAGAACGCAAGTCTTACAAACACAGGAGCAGAAGCCGGGACAGAGAGAGGCGATCAAAAGAAAAAG aAAAAAGAAGCTCTGACGACAAAAAAAGCAAGTCCAGCAGTCGAGACAGACAGAGCGAATCTCGCAAATCTGACTCTAAGGAGTTGTCCACCCAGACCTCAGTGAATGGGGCCAACGAGGGCGTAAAATCTGAAGGTGACACTCAGTCCAATTAA